In Terriglobus aquaticus, the genomic window GCCGGTGCGGAGGCGCGGTTCAAGGATGCCCTGCAGCACAATCCGGACGATCCGGAGGCTCACTTTGCGATGGCGCAGTTGTTGCTGAAGCAGAAGCGAAACCAGGATGCTGCGGTGCAGTTGCGGGCGTACCTGGCGCTTGCGCCGGACGATGAGCATACGAAGGATGCTCAGAAGTTGTTGGCGAAGCTGGGCAAGTGAGGGTGCTGCGGGGCGGTCGCTAATACTGCGGGTTAGACGGTCGCTGTTGCTTCAGTCGCGGACGAGAAGTTCGTCGTCGTAGTCGAGGGGATCGGGCAGGGCGGCCTGCATGGCGCGCAGGTGCGCTGGGATGTGGCTCGCGCTGTCGGATGTTGCGCCGATGCGTGAGGGCGGAGCGGCAGCGGAGGAGGCCGCTTGCTTTCCGCGACCGGGAACAGGGGCAAGTGGATCGATGTGGGTCGCCTGTTCTGTTTCCGCCTCGACCTGGCTTGCCTCCTGAAGGACCTCGTCCAGAAGCAGATAACGGCGAATGTAGCGGAGCGGCTCTTCCGCCGCCGCCATCTCGCGGAGGTGGTAGAGCCACACGTCTTCGCGGTTGGACTGGCGGGTGTGGGCGCGACGCCGGATCTGCTTGATCGAACCGTCGGGGCCCACGCGCTGGTAGGCGAGTGCGGGCTGGATGAAACGGATGCGCTCGCCTTCGCGGAAGAAGTACCTGGCGAAGTCTTGCGAGAAGAGAAGCATGTGGGCGCGACTGCCCTGGGACAGCCACTCAACGGCTTCCATGGCCGTGGTCCAGGGGCGCGCGGTGTGAGATCGAAACCATTTGCGAAATTCGAATCCGTTTTCGCGGGCCTGTGTGATCAGGTGCTGCAATAGCTCAATACGGGTCATGATGCCTGCCGTGTTTCCAGTCCTCGTCGCAAGCTTCGATCGCGGCCGGAAGATGGTCTTAGCCTTCATACTTAGCACGACAGAAGCCGCGCGCGCGCCGACCGAACGATGGAAGCGCAACAAGTGCAAGCGCCTTTGCGTCATAGTTGCAGACCTAGCAAGGAGAAACGTTTGGCTGGACGCGGTTTGAGGGTGGTGGCGGGATGTGTGCTGGCGGGGTTGTTGGGAACGTGCGGTTTGGCACAGGCGCAGCACACGTATCCGTTGAACCTGGACCCGGCGGTGCGCGACGGCTTGCAGCACTTTTACAACCTGGATTACGACGGCGCGGCCCAGCGATTTGAGGCCGTGCTGCGGGCGCATCCGCAGGATCCGATGGCGAACGCGTATGTGCTGATGGTGGTGGAGTTTCGCGAACTGTACCGGCAGGACCTGCTGGACACGACGTACTATGCGCGGGAGAACTTCCTGTCGAGCGGGCGCAAGGTGAGCATCGATCCGGTGGTGCGCAAGCGGATCGAAGACCTGACGGATGGTGCGATTGCCCTGGCGGACGCGCGCATCAAGGCGAATGGGCAGGACAAGGACGCATACTTCGCGCGAGGGTATGCGAAGGGGCTGCATGCGGCGTTCACGACGCTGGCGGACCACAGCTTTGCGGGAGCGGCCCGGCAGGGGTTGAGCAGCCGCAACGATAGTGAGCAGGTGCTGAAGCTGGACCCGGACTACACGGACGCCAAGATGGCGGTGGGCATTCAGCAGTTTGCCGTGGCCAGCCTGCCACGAATGGTGCGCATGCTGGTGGGCATTGCCGGGATTGGCGGGAACAAGGAGCAGGGGTTAGTCCTGCTGCGCGACTGCGCCGAGCACGGGAATGCGACCAAGGTGCAGGCGCAGACGGCGCTGAGCCTGTTTCTGCGGCATGACCGGAGGTATGCCGAGGCTTACGACGTAGCGCACCGGCTGGCGGAGGAGTATCCGCACGACTATTTGTATCGGCTGGAAGAGGCGAACCTGATGAAGGACGCGGGTCGTGGACCGGAGGCGATTGCGATCTATCAGAAGGTGATCGCGGACGCGGGAAAGCCGGGCTACTTTGTGGAGACGCGGCTGCAGCTTGCGCTGTTTGGGCTGGCCGAGACGCAGCGTGGGCAGGGCGACGTGAACGATGCCGCGCAGAACTACGCGAAGGCGGCGCAGCAGCCGAACTGCAGCGACTGGATGCGGAAACGCGCGGAGTTGAATGCGGGCGAGATGCTCGACCTGTTGCACCAGAGGGACGCGGCGGTGCAGCAGTACACGCTGGCGAGCGCGCCGGGTGGAGACCAGTCGCAGACGGGCGAGGCGAAGCGGTATCTGCGAACGCCGTACGCCGGGCGCTAGGACTGCGGCGCGCGGAGCGTGTTGCCCGGTGGCGTTGGGTGACATGTGGGGTTGCGGAACCGCAGCAGGGGAGATTGCGTAGACATCCGTGTGGCGTAGAGTGAGGCCACGGAGGCAAGCGATGGGCGGAACGTTGATGCGATCGCGGTTGGATCGGAAGATCGCCGGGGTTTGCGGCGGGATTGCACGGAACCAGGGCTGGGACAGCAACGTGGTGCGCCTGATCTGGGTGGTGCTGGTGCTGTTTGCTGGAACGGGTGTGCTGGCGTACATCGTGCTGTGGATCGTGCTGCCGGAGGAGCCGTTCGCGCTGCCGCCGTACGCGGGATACCCGCCGCCTCCACCGCAAGGGTACGCGGGATATCCGCCACCGCAGGCGCAGGGATATGCTCCGCCGCAGCATCCGGGGGCGTATCCGCCGCCGCATGCCGGGTCGTATCCGCCGCCGCAGCCACCGGCGCAGTACCCGGGCGGGCCGACACACCAGGGTCCGGTAGAGCCGGGTGGAGGCTCGCAGAACAGCTAGGTTTATGTGTCGGAGTGGATGATCGAAGCGAAGGGGCGCAGGCTGACTGCGCCCCTTTTGCGTTGGCTCGGCTTGAGTGCTGGCGGAGGTTCTGCGTTGCTGCTGCGATAGCCTTGGAGGGTGGACCTGTTGAAGTTGGAAGCGAGTGGACGGCCGTTTGCGGTGTGCGGCGACGAGTTGTGTTGTGTGGGTGGCGGCAGCAGCGTGGAATTGCGGTCGCTGGCGCAGGAGTATGGGACACCGCTGTATGTGTACTCGGGTGACCAGATCGTGGAGCGGGCGCGGATGTTTCAGAACGCGTTTGCCGACCGCGCGCATACGGTTTGCTACGCGGTAAAGGCGAACTCAGCGCTGGGGATTCTTCGATTGCTGGGCGATCAGGGCTGCGGCTTCGACATTGTGAGTGGAGGGGAACTGGCGCGCGTGATCGCTGCGGCCGGGCCGGAACGCGCTCACGAGTGGACCGGACGCGTCGTGTTCAGCGGCGTGGGAAAGACGGCGGAGGAGATGGACTCGGCGCTGGCGGCGGGCATTCTGCAATTCAACGTGGAGAGTGAAGCCGAGCTGGAGCTGCTGGCGGAGCGTGCGGAGCTGTTGCAGCGGAAGGCGCGGTTTGCGCTGCGGGTGAACCCGGATGTGTTTGCGGAGACGCATCCGTATATCTCGACCGGGTTGAGTGCGCACAAGTTTGGGATTGCGATCGGGCTGGCGCGCGGGGTGTATGCGCGGTTCCGCGAGCATGCTTGGCTGGAAGCGACGGGCGTGAGCGTTCACATCGGGTCGCAGATCCGGCAGGTGGAGCCGTTTCAGGCGGCGATGGAGCGGGTGGTTGCGCTGGTACGGGAGCTGCGGGCCGACGGCGCGAACATCCGCACGGTGGACGGCGGCGGGGGACTGGGCATTGAGTACGGCGCGGAGGAGTTCAGCCCGGCGGCGAAGGTGTGCGCGTATGCGAACGCGGTCCGTGCGGCGCTGGGCGATTTGGACGCGCACCTCCTGATTGAGCCGGGGCGCTTCCTGGTGGGGCAGGCTGGGGCGTTGGTGAGCCGGGTGCTGTACACGAAGCGCAATGGCGAGAAGAAGTTCGTGATCACGGACGCGGCGATGAACGACCTGATCCGGCCGGCGCTGTACCAGGCACACCACGAGATTGTGCCGGTGATGCAGGTGGCTGATGCCGAAGCGGAGACGGTGGACGTGGTCGGGCCGGTGTGTGAGAGCGGAGACTTCTTTGCGCGGGATCGCAGCCTGCCGGAGCTGGAGCAAGGTGATCTGGTCGCGCTGCTGGACGCCGGCGCGTACGGGTTGAGTTTGAGCTCGAACTACAACACGCGGCTACGGCCGGCGGAGGTGCTGGTGCGGAGCGGTGAGGCGAAGCTGATCCGGCGCCGCGAGACGTATGAGGAGTTGTTTGCTCCGGAGATGGTGTAGCGATTGCGCCTGACGATGTCAGGCGCAAGTCTTTGTGGCGGGAACGTCTATCTACTTCTGCGCGTCCGGGTAGAGATTGCTGAGCGGTCTGTCGTTGGCCAGGCCCATGGGAATCGAGGGGCGGGGCAGCATGCTGTCGCGCTGCGCGGTGTTGTAGAGGAAGATGGCTTCGATGACGGCGGCCTGCTTCAGGTCGGGCTCGCTGAGGTGGTCGTAGGTGTCGAGGTTCGTGTGGTGGGTGCGACTGTCGTAGTCGCGCGGGTCCTGGATGAACTGGAAGCCGGGCAGCCCGGCGAGCTGGAATGGGACGTGGTCCGTGGAGCCGGTGTTGCGCTGGCTGACGGTGGTCATGCCGAGGTCGGCGATGGGTGCCATCCACTGCTGGAAGATGTCGGAGATGCCGCTGTTGCCTTCGGTGTAGATGCCGAGGAGTTTGCCGGTGCCGTTATCGAGGTTGTAGTAGGCGTCGAGGTTTGCGGCTTCCGGCTTTGGAGTGGGCGGGGTGCTCATGACGCGAAGGAAGTCGGGGATCTCTGGCGCGTCCTTCGCGGCGGGAGCGTAGTGGAAGGTGGCGTAGTGGCTGCCCACGTAGCCCATGGAGCCGTAGAGGCCCTGCTCCTCTCCGCTCCAAAGAGCGATGCGGATGGTGCGGCGCGGGTGGACGTGGAGGGTGTTGAGGATGCGCATGGCTTCCATGGCGACGATGGAGCCGGCACCATTGTCGGTAGCGCCGGTACCGCCG contains:
- the lysA gene encoding diaminopimelate decarboxylase, with translation MKLEASGRPFAVCGDELCCVGGGSSVELRSLAQEYGTPLYVYSGDQIVERARMFQNAFADRAHTVCYAVKANSALGILRLLGDQGCGFDIVSGGELARVIAAAGPERAHEWTGRVVFSGVGKTAEEMDSALAAGILQFNVESEAELELLAERAELLQRKARFALRVNPDVFAETHPYISTGLSAHKFGIAIGLARGVYARFREHAWLEATGVSVHIGSQIRQVEPFQAAMERVVALVRELRADGANIRTVDGGGGLGIEYGAEEFSPAAKVCAYANAVRAALGDLDAHLLIEPGRFLVGQAGALVSRVLYTKRNGEKKFVITDAAMNDLIRPALYQAHHEIVPVMQVADAEAETVDVVGPVCESGDFFARDRSLPELEQGDLVALLDAGAYGLSLSSNYNTRLRPAEVLVRSGEAKLIRRRETYEELFAPEMV
- a CDS encoding tetratricopeptide repeat protein; its protein translation is MAGRGLRVVAGCVLAGLLGTCGLAQAQHTYPLNLDPAVRDGLQHFYNLDYDGAAQRFEAVLRAHPQDPMANAYVLMVVEFRELYRQDLLDTTYYARENFLSSGRKVSIDPVVRKRIEDLTDGAIALADARIKANGQDKDAYFARGYAKGLHAAFTTLADHSFAGAARQGLSSRNDSEQVLKLDPDYTDAKMAVGIQQFAVASLPRMVRMLVGIAGIGGNKEQGLVLLRDCAEHGNATKVQAQTALSLFLRHDRRYAEAYDVAHRLAEEYPHDYLYRLEEANLMKDAGRGPEAIAIYQKVIADAGKPGYFVETRLQLALFGLAETQRGQGDVNDAAQNYAKAAQQPNCSDWMRKRAELNAGEMLDLLHQRDAAVQQYTLASAPGGDQSQTGEAKRYLRTPYAGR
- a CDS encoding PspC domain-containing protein; this translates as MGGTLMRSRLDRKIAGVCGGIARNQGWDSNVVRLIWVVLVLFAGTGVLAYIVLWIVLPEEPFALPPYAGYPPPPPQGYAGYPPPQAQGYAPPQHPGAYPPPHAGSYPPPQPPAQYPGGPTHQGPVEPGGGSQNS